The Flavobacterium sp. M31R6 nucleotide sequence TAAATAACTAGTCAAGCCCCGATAGAAGTAAAAATCCTTATAAGCCGGGGTTCGGCTTATAAGATTGCAACGAATAGCGGGATTAATGGTCTTGAACACATCAAATGTGCTGCTCCAAATTATTTTTATGCTATCAAAAACAGGCATTTTGAGAGGAAACAGGCAGGGTTTGCCCAAAAAATTGTAATTTTGCAAATTCCTAAATTATCAAGGATATAATACTATGAGAACGAAGTCTTTAAAAAAGAACAAAATAAATGTGATCACGTTAGGGTGTTCCAAGAATGTGTATGACAGTGAAGTGCTAATGGGACAACTCCGTGCGAGCGGAAAAGAGGTAACCCACGAAGCCAAAGCAGAAGATGAAGGGAATATTATCGTGATTAACACTTGCGGTTTTATTGATAATGCAAAAGCCGAATCGGTAAACATGATTTTGGAATATGCCGATAAAAAAGAGAGAGGACTTGTAGATAAAGTTTTTGTTACGGGTTGTTTATCTGAAAGATACAGACCGGACTTAGAAAAAGAGATTCCAAATGTGGATCAGTATTTTGGAACTACTGAATTGCCTGCATTATTGAAGGCTTTGGGTGCCGATTACAAGCATGAATTATTGGGAGAACGTTTGACAACCACTCCAAAAAACTATGCTTATCTAAAAATTTCAGAAGGTTGTGACAGACCTTGCAGTTTTTGTGCTATCCCGTTAATGAGAGGAAAAAACGTTTCCCAAACCATTGAAAAACTGGTAAAAGAAGCCGAAGGACTTGCTAAAAACGGTGTGAAAGAATTGATTTTAATTGCTCAAGACTTAACTTATTATGGTCTTGATTTATATAAAAAAAGAGCGTTGGGCGAATTGCTTGAAGCCTTGGTAAAAGTCGAAGGAATTGAGTGGATTCGTTTGCATTACGCCTTCCCTACCGGTTTCCCAATGGATGTTCTTGAAATCATGAAACGCGAACCTAAGATTTGTAATTATATTGATATTCCGTTGCAACACATATCGGATTCAATTTTAAAATCAATGCGTCGCGGAACTACTCAAGAAAAAACCACACAATTATTGAAAGACTTTAGAGCAGCGGTTCCTGGAATGGCTATTCGTACGACTTTGATCGTTGGTTATCCTGGAGAGACTCAAGAAGATTTCAACATCCTGAAAGATTTTGTCCAAGAAATGAAATTTGACAGAATGGGTTGTTTTGCTTATTCCCATGAAGAAAACACGCATGCTTATTTACTTGAAGACGATGTTCCGGACAACGTAAAACAAGACCGTGCCAATGAAATAATGGAACTGCAGTCTCAGATTTCATGGGATTTGAACCAAGAGAAAGTGGGTAAGACTTTTAGATGCATTATTGACAGAAAAGAAGGAGGCCATTTTGTGGGAAGAACAGAATTTGACAGTCCAGATGTGGATAACGAAGTTTTAATTGACGCTACAAAACACTATGTTAAAACTGGTGAATTTGCAATGATTAAAATTATTGAAGCAACAGAGTTTGATTTATACGGAGAACCAGTTTAGTTTTTAGATTGCAGATTATTTGGTCAGTCCGCCCTTTGGGCTAATGTGCAGAATTTTAATTTTTTAAATTTTTATAATTATGAAAATATTTAAAACAGTACTTTTTATAGCTTTTTTATTCTTGTCAGCTAATACCATTTCGGCTCAATACGGAAATGGATACGGCGGAAACGGTTATGGCGGCGGCGGATACGGCGGCGGCGGATACGGTGGGAATGGTTATGGCAGATCCAACCAAATGTCACAAATGTCACAAAGCAATCAACAAAACAAACCTAAAGAGATTCCGGTGGAAGTAACTGCAGCCAAAATTGTAGATTATTACAAAAAGGAACTTAGTTTGGATGATCTTCAAGTAATAGTACTCAATAATATTTATACCAAATCACTCAAAAAACAAGAGGCTCTAATCAAAAAAGAGAGCAGTGACGAGGAGAAAGAAAAAGAATTTAAGGTTCTTGGCGAAATGACGGATTTGGAAGTAATGGAAATATTGAACAAAGACCAAAAAGCAAAATATCAAATCTTGAGTGAGGACCGAAAAAATAAAATAGAATCTAGAAAACACTAAGAGTTTAGTATAAAACTTTTTTGAAATGCCTACCTTATGAAAAAGCACTTTTACAATATCATTCTTCTTCTTTTTATTGCTTCCTGTGCAACAAAAAACCCTCATAAAGCAACCGAAAAGGAATACAATGCTCAAATAAAAAACTTAAAAGAAACTATATCCGCAAAAGAAGCTATTCCATTAAAAAGTGAACCCAATGTAGTAATTGACAGTGTTGCGTATCGATACAAAAATCAATTACTTAACTATAAGGATACACTTTCTAAAACTGATACCAATATTCTACAAAATGGCATTGCCTCAGAGTGGGTGGGTACAGTCAATTTTAATTTAAGAAAGCCTAATTTCATAATTCTCCATCACACAGCGCAGGATTCGATACAGCAAACTATAAAAACTTTTACTTTAAAAGACACTAAAGTGAGTGCACACTACGTGATTGCCAGAGATGGAAAAGTAGTTCATATGCTCAATGATTACCTAAGAGCTTGGCATGCCGGAAATGGATCCTGGGGAAAGGACACAGACATAAACTCCAGTTCCATCGGAATTGAATTAGACAATAATGGCTCTGAACCCTTTTCGGATTTACAGATAAATACTTTATTGGCACTTTTGACCAAATTGAAAAAAGACTACAATATCCCTACACAAAACATAATTGGTCATGCAGATATTGCGCCAACTAGAAAAAAAGATCCGAGCGCCTTATTTCCATGGAAGCTTCTAGCCTTGAATGGTTTTGGAGTTTGGCAAGACGACACTTTACCTTGTCCACCCAGTGACTTTAATGTGGAACAAGGTCTACAAGTAATAGGATACAATACCAAAAATCTTTCGGCTGCCATAATGGCCTTCAAACTTCATTACATCCAAACTGAAGTTAATGATATTTTGGACGAAAAAACGATTAGCACTATCTACTCGATTTACAAAAAATAAAATTTTCACTTAATCTATAAAAAACGCTTTTTGGTCGATTCAAAAGGCGTTTTTTTGTGTTTCTACGTCAACTTTCAACATTTTTTTATACATTTAATCAATAAGTATCAGATGTTTAGCCCAAATTCTACTTTTCAACTTCTCTATTTTGAACCTAAAAATGGGAGTTTGAAACGCGGAGCTATGAGATACAGTTCGTGAAATTTAAATAATCAAGACCTCAAAAATCATTAAAACTATTTTCCTTTTTAAAAAGCGTATTTGATGATAAAAAAGAAAAAAGTAGCTTTTATAATTCCCTCTCTAGAGGCTGGTGGTGCCGAACGGGTTGCAGTCACACTAGCCAATAAATTTATAAATGAAAATGAAGTTTTTCTCCTTGTTTTGAATAAAACAAAAACGATGTACACTGTTGATAACAGCATTCAAATTCATTTTTTAAAAGAAGCTTACATTCCAAGCGTAAATTGGTTCATAGCGCTAAAAAACAATTTCAGGTTTATCAAACAACTGATAAAAATAGTAAGGCACAATAAAATTGATATACTTATAAGTTTTACCACAACAGCTAATATCTTAGTTATTTTAAGTAATTTTTTTATAAAAAGTGCTTCTTATATTAGCGAGAGAAACAATCCCGAAGTATATCAACTTTCTTTGTTCCGAAAAATTTCCGTACGCATTCTTTATCATTTTACTGATGCACTTATTGTTCAGGCCTCTTTTTCAAAAAAATACTTTCAACATTTTTTGAAACCAAAAAAAATTCAAATTATTCCGAATCCAATTGATGAAAATCTTTTATCTAGACGGGAAGAATATGGAAAAAGAGACAATATTATTTTGACAGTAGGTCGATTGGATGCCAATAAAAATCAGAAACTACTTTTAGAAGCTTTTGCCAATTTGAACACAAAGAATTGGAGACTTGTACTTGTTGGAGATGGTGTTTTAAAAACGGAATACCAAATGTTAGCCAAAAGATTAGGCATTGCAAATAAAGTTGACTTTATTGGAACAGTAAGCAATATTGAGGATTATTACAATAGTGCTAAACTATTTGTTTTTACATCCCAATCCGAAGGTTTCCCAAATGCTTTATTGGAGGCCTTATCTTTTGGAATTCCATGCATCGCTTCAGATTGTAATTCTGGTCCATCCGAAATGATTAAACATACAGAAAATGGTTTTCTGTTTGAAAACAACAATCAAAAACAATTGGAAAAACAAATGTCTAAATTAATGGAAAATGAGGAGCTGCGTTTAAAATTTAGCTCGAATGCCATACAATCAACGGCTAAATATCATCCAGATGAGATATACAAACAATGGAAATCATTAGTATTTCAAGGAACCTAAAACATTATAAATGCAAAGTTTCATTTTGAAAAAAAAAAACATTTCCCACTTCATTAAAAACCCAATATTAATAAATGTTTTCACTGTTGGATTTATGACTCTAATAGTGAAAGGAATGGGTTTTTTTAAAGAGATGGAAGTCGGGAGTACTTTCGGCCTTTCCGAGATACTGGATACTTTCCTCATCGCGACATTGATACCAGGGTTTATAAACACTGTTTTCATGTCCTCTTTCCAAAACGTTTTTGTACCCAATTACATTGCCGAAATGAAAACTTCATCAACAGCTGCCTCTTTTCTTAGTGCCTGTGTTATCCTTACTTTTGGTTTGGGAATAGTCCTTATGCTTGTGTCCTATCTTTTTACCGATTTATTCCTGGAATCTGTTTTTAAAAATCATAGCTTACAGTATTATCATCTCATTCGGTCTCAATTTTATGTTGTATTGCCTTGCATTCTTTTTTGGTCCTTCTCTTCTTTATTCAGTTGTCTTTTAGAAATAAAGGGACTATTTGGTTTTTCTTCCATTTCGTCCGTTTTTACTTCAATCGTAATTTTGGGTTGCTTGTTTTTTTTCAAAAATCAAATGGGCTATACCCTTCTGGCAATCGGAATGCTCGTGGGAAGTTTTCTGGAATTGGCTTATGTTTTGATAGTATCGGTTTATAAAAAAACCTTACAATTTGCAAAGCCCAATTTCAATTCATCGAATATCAAAATGATTTACAAACAATTGCCTTCAAAAATAGGTTCTGGTTTTTTAACCGGCTCCACTGGTTTTGTCAATCAGTTTTTTGCAGCTCAGTTGGCAGTAGGTTCTATAGCCTCATTCAATTATGGTATGAAAATTCCATCCTTTCTGGCCACCGTTCTAGTGATCTCGATAGGAAATGTTATATTACCTTATTTTTCAAATCTAGTGCAGGATAACAGGCAAAAAGCCTATCGCGTTTTATACCAATCCATAACAACTGTTTTCTTTACCTCATTAATTATTGCTGCTTTTCTATTCATTTTTTCAGAAACCACTATTACACTCTTATTTGAAAGAGGGAATTTTACTGCCCAAAATACATTGGTAGTATCTCAAATTCAAAAAATAATTTTGATATACGTTCCATTTTATATTGCTACTATTATCATCATAAAATTCCTAACCAGCATCAACAAAAACATTCATATGTTTTATGCTTCAATAATCAATCTGGTTTTGAATGTAATACTCAATTATTATTTTGCCAAAAAGTATGGCATTTATGGACTCGCAATTGCCACCACTCTAGTATATAGTATCAATTTTATAGTTCTTTTTGTATTCGTTAGATACCAACAAAAAAAAGATCTTTCACTATGACATATTTAAAAATAGTCATTCTAACATTACTCTTTTGTAATCTGCCTAGCTTTTCCCTGGTACATCTGGATGCTACTACCGGAGCTTTTTTGAGTTATGGGACTTTCTTTCTTATTATTATTTATTTTCTCCATAAAAAGGAAATGCCAATTGTCCCTTTGGTTATTCTTGGACTATCGTATTTCTTAATTTCGATCCTCATCGATTCTCAGAATTCAGAAGGGTTCATGGCTACTTTTATCAAATATTTAATTTTTGTAACCATGGGGGCCAGTGTGATAAAAGATGTTACAAAAAATGAAATATTCACTTTGCTATTGATTGGCGCATTCAGTATCATATACGAATCAATCTTTGTAATAGATATCGGAGGCCGTTATAGTGGTTTTTACTTGAACCCAAATTTTGCCGGTTGTATCTGTATTCTTGGCTACTGTTTTAGTTTTTCAATTTCTGACAAAAAAATAAAAATTATTGGGCAAATCTTGTTTTCCTATGCAGGTTTTGTAACCTTTTCAAGAACTTTTTTATTGCTTTGGGTACTCGTTAATATTCTTTCCTTATCCATCAGTTATAAAAATTCCTACAAAATTATTTTAGGAATTGTATTGATTAGTTTTTTTGTTTCTTTTGGAAATAAATTTGATTTTAATACAAAACGTCTTGAGGCATTCGCCACTATACTCGATGGAAAAATTAGTCAGGATTTAGCCGAAAATTCAAGAACATTAACTTGGGCTAAATATTATGATCGGATTTTAGATCATCCATTTTTCGGAAATGGATATTTGAGTTTTAGTGGAAAAACATACGGAGAAGATGACAAAGCCTACGGAATAGAGGGTGTGCACAACACTCCGCTTTTAATAATTGGCGAAGCTGGGATATTTGTTTTTCTATATTTTTTATGGCTTTACGGAGGGTTCGTTTTGAGTGGCATTCATTATTTCAAACAAGACTTTTTACTTTTATTAGTCTCTTTTTCTCTATTTATTTATATGCTAACGACCCATAATTTTTTCAATAATTACATTTTGTTGTCCATATCCATATGGCTTTTTCAACAGATAGAAATAAAGAAAACAGAAGAATATACATGTTTGGAAACCCTACTTCATTAAAACCCCAAATAATATGTGTGGTATTTATGTAACTAATATTCCCTTTGTAGAAGAAGAGGTCAAAAACAAACTAGCATCCATACAATTTAGAGGCCCTGATAATACCGGAATCCAAAAAAAAGGTGATCTGACCTTTGGACATCTACGTTTAGCTATTGTCGATTTGGATGTTCGTTCCAATCAACCAATGCAATTTGAAGAATTTACAATCGTTTTTAATGGCGAGATATACAATTTTGCAGCAATAAAAGAGGAATTAATTGCACTTGGTCATACATTTCGCACCACTGGAGATACAGAGGTTTTATTGAAAGGGTACCGACAATGGGGAGAAAAAATAGTCCCAAAATTAAATGGAATGTTTGCATTTGCCGTCTACAATGCAACTTCAAATAAGCTATTTTGCTCGCGAGATCGTTTGGGTGTCAAACCTTTTTATTTTTCTTGGAGCAACGGAAAATTCGAAATTTGCAGTCAGTTACGTCCCATTTGCCAAAATAAAAAATTGAATGAAGCAGCTATTTCTATGTATTTGGATTGTACTTATATTCCAAGTCCATTTACCATTTTTCAAGATGTACACAAATTACCTCCAGGAAATAATTTAGAAATTGATTTAACAACAAAACGGTATTCCATATCAAAATATTGGGATTTAGAGCCTGTCAAAATATCGAAATTAACATACGACGAAGCCAAAGAAAAGCTACACGAGCTAATACAAGATGCAGTAAAAATTAGGTTGCAGGCTGATGTTCCTTTCGGGACTTTCCTTTCGGGTGGAATTGATTCCGCATTGGTTTCCAGTATTGCTTCAAAAATTTCAAAAGAACCGATTCATACTTTCACCATTGGCTTCAAAGACCCAAAATATGATGAAAGTAAAATTGCTAGTCAATTTGCAACAATTATCAAATCCCAACATTTTGAGACCATTTGTAAACCAGAAGATATCATGAAACTAATTCCTAAGTTAGTTTCCGTTTATGATGAACCTTTTGGAGACAGCTCGGCATTGCCTTCCCTATTATTGAATAAAATGGCCAAGCAACAGGTAACGATGGCTTTGTCCGGTGACGGGGGAGATGAAAGCTTTTTGGGTTACAATCATTTTGATTGGGTTTCCAAATTCAAGATGCTTCTTAAAATGCCTTATTACTTAAGAGTTTTGACAAGCCACCTGTTGATTTTTGATGTTTTAGGAAAAAGAACCGAACCCTTGAAACGAATTTTAAAAACAAAATCCAAACACGATTTTATAGCAGGAATATTTGTTGGTTATAATTCGCTTTTAAAAAATCGGAATTTAGATTGGCTTTCTTTTTATAATGGATTTAAAAAAAAATCCGAAGATTTACATCAAGCCACAGCCGACTTAAATATCAAATTATGGTTGGAGAACGACAGCAATGTAAAAGTGGATCGAGCCAGTATGGCCTATTCAGTCGAAATTCGCAGTCCCTTTTTAGACTATAGAATTATAGAATTGGCCAGAACATTGCCTGTTTCTTATCGGTACCAAAAAGGGAGAAAGAAACGAATTCTGAGAGATATTTTGAAGGAGTATATACCTGAAGATGTTTTTGAACAGCCCAAAAAAGGATTTTCAGTTCCAATGGATTCTTGGATCCGCAATGAATTAAAAGAAGAATTTCTTCAAAATTTACCTGATGCTTTTTTGGAGCAAGTTCCCAATTTGAATGTTCCAAAATTCAAAAAAATGCTTCAAAACCATCTTAACGGAAAACAGGATTACTCCTCCTATATCTGGCGGGTTTATGTGTTATCCAAATGGT carries:
- a CDS encoding N-acetylmuramoyl-L-alanine amidase; this encodes MKKHFYNIILLLFIASCATKNPHKATEKEYNAQIKNLKETISAKEAIPLKSEPNVVIDSVAYRYKNQLLNYKDTLSKTDTNILQNGIASEWVGTVNFNLRKPNFIILHHTAQDSIQQTIKTFTLKDTKVSAHYVIARDGKVVHMLNDYLRAWHAGNGSWGKDTDINSSSIGIELDNNGSEPFSDLQINTLLALLTKLKKDYNIPTQNIIGHADIAPTRKKDPSALFPWKLLALNGFGVWQDDTLPCPPSDFNVEQGLQVIGYNTKNLSAAIMAFKLHYIQTEVNDILDEKTISTIYSIYKK
- the murJ gene encoding murein biosynthesis integral membrane protein MurJ; the protein is MQSFILKKKNISHFIKNPILINVFTVGFMTLIVKGMGFFKEMEVGSTFGLSEILDTFLIATLIPGFINTVFMSSFQNVFVPNYIAEMKTSSTAASFLSACVILTFGLGIVLMLVSYLFTDLFLESVFKNHSLQYYHLIRSQFYVVLPCILFWSFSSLFSCLLEIKGLFGFSSISSVFTSIVILGCLFFFKNQMGYTLLAIGMLVGSFLELAYVLIVSVYKKTLQFAKPNFNSSNIKMIYKQLPSKIGSGFLTGSTGFVNQFFAAQLAVGSIASFNYGMKIPSFLATVLVISIGNVILPYFSNLVQDNRQKAYRVLYQSITTVFFTSLIIAAFLFIFSETTITLLFERGNFTAQNTLVVSQIQKIILIYVPFYIATIIIIKFLTSINKNIHMFYASIINLVLNVILNYYFAKKYGIYGLAIATTLVYSINFIVLFVFVRYQQKKDLSL
- a CDS encoding O-antigen ligase, with the translated sequence MTYLKIVILTLLFCNLPSFSLVHLDATTGAFLSYGTFFLIIIYFLHKKEMPIVPLVILGLSYFLISILIDSQNSEGFMATFIKYLIFVTMGASVIKDVTKNEIFTLLLIGAFSIIYESIFVIDIGGRYSGFYLNPNFAGCICILGYCFSFSISDKKIKIIGQILFSYAGFVTFSRTFLLLWVLVNILSLSISYKNSYKIILGIVLISFFVSFGNKFDFNTKRLEAFATILDGKISQDLAENSRTLTWAKYYDRILDHPFFGNGYLSFSGKTYGEDDKAYGIEGVHNTPLLIIGEAGIFVFLYFLWLYGGFVLSGIHYFKQDFLLLLVSFSLFIYMLTTHNFFNNYILLSISIWLFQQIEIKKTEEYTCLETLLH
- a CDS encoding glycosyltransferase family 4 protein — encoded protein: MIKKKKVAFIIPSLEAGGAERVAVTLANKFINENEVFLLVLNKTKTMYTVDNSIQIHFLKEAYIPSVNWFIALKNNFRFIKQLIKIVRHNKIDILISFTTTANILVILSNFFIKSASYISERNNPEVYQLSLFRKISVRILYHFTDALIVQASFSKKYFQHFLKPKKIQIIPNPIDENLLSRREEYGKRDNIILTVGRLDANKNQKLLLEAFANLNTKNWRLVLVGDGVLKTEYQMLAKRLGIANKVDFIGTVSNIEDYYNSAKLFVFTSQSEGFPNALLEALSFGIPCIASDCNSGPSEMIKHTENGFLFENNNQKQLEKQMSKLMENEELRLKFSSNAIQSTAKYHPDEIYKQWKSLVFQGT
- the asnB gene encoding asparagine synthase (glutamine-hydrolyzing), whose amino-acid sequence is MCGIYVTNIPFVEEEVKNKLASIQFRGPDNTGIQKKGDLTFGHLRLAIVDLDVRSNQPMQFEEFTIVFNGEIYNFAAIKEELIALGHTFRTTGDTEVLLKGYRQWGEKIVPKLNGMFAFAVYNATSNKLFCSRDRLGVKPFYFSWSNGKFEICSQLRPICQNKKLNEAAISMYLDCTYIPSPFTIFQDVHKLPPGNNLEIDLTTKRYSISKYWDLEPVKISKLTYDEAKEKLHELIQDAVKIRLQADVPFGTFLSGGIDSALVSSIASKISKEPIHTFTIGFKDPKYDESKIASQFATIIKSQHFETICKPEDIMKLIPKLVSVYDEPFGDSSALPSLLLNKMAKQQVTMALSGDGGDESFLGYNHFDWVSKFKMLLKMPYYLRVLTSHLLIFDVLGKRTEPLKRILKTKSKHDFIAGIFVGYNSLLKNRNLDWLSFYNGFKKKSEDLHQATADLNIKLWLENDSNVKVDRASMAYSVEIRSPFLDYRIIELARTLPVSYRYQKGRKKRILRDILKEYIPEDVFEQPKKGFSVPMDSWIRNELKEEFLQNLPDAFLEQVPNLNVPKFKKMLQNHLNGKQDYSSYIWRVYVLSKWYQEFGYFKK
- the rimO gene encoding 30S ribosomal protein S12 methylthiotransferase RimO, with protein sequence MRTKSLKKNKINVITLGCSKNVYDSEVLMGQLRASGKEVTHEAKAEDEGNIIVINTCGFIDNAKAESVNMILEYADKKERGLVDKVFVTGCLSERYRPDLEKEIPNVDQYFGTTELPALLKALGADYKHELLGERLTTTPKNYAYLKISEGCDRPCSFCAIPLMRGKNVSQTIEKLVKEAEGLAKNGVKELILIAQDLTYYGLDLYKKRALGELLEALVKVEGIEWIRLHYAFPTGFPMDVLEIMKREPKICNYIDIPLQHISDSILKSMRRGTTQEKTTQLLKDFRAAVPGMAIRTTLIVGYPGETQEDFNILKDFVQEMKFDRMGCFAYSHEENTHAYLLEDDVPDNVKQDRANEIMELQSQISWDLNQEKVGKTFRCIIDRKEGGHFVGRTEFDSPDVDNEVLIDATKHYVKTGEFAMIKIIEATEFDLYGEPV